A genomic window from Triticum urartu cultivar G1812 chromosome 7, Tu2.1, whole genome shotgun sequence includes:
- the LOC125525653 gene encoding uncharacterized protein LOC125525653, whose amino-acid sequence MEHLQDGHYVRLRSRVHGTYLHADEDGHGVSLHHRRDSMNAAWAVHLYHQGNADALAQHMLLYSAAYGRYLVATNAPAPLGHRGRCVEQRNYDDQEEEAIRWEPVAVGADSGNDVLLRNVAGRHLRNGAWRYLRANGRYIHTGASVDAFDNFSRKMHWVVEPIPFRAAMPLLRPPTRVRLPFTRRVITVLPMPSRVIVYVRAGADGSRIARGAFVFEGKSVFDLRKTLIRRLEATMGVSDVAMCVEAGTFGRPTPLVVDLPRSRQNLHILVFPVRTPAHAGVRYPDVDAV is encoded by the exons ATGGAGCATCTCCAGGACGGCCACTACGTGCGGCTGCGGAGCCGCGTGCACGGCACGTACCTGCACGCCGATGAGGACGGGCATGGCGTCTCCCTCCACCACCGCCGGGATTCCATGAACGCGGCTTGGGCGGTGCACTTGTACCACCAGGGCAATGCCGACGCCCTGGCCCAGCACATGCTTCTCTACAGCGCTGCCTACGGCCGCTACCTCGTCGCCACGAACGCGCCGGCGCCGCTGGGCCACCGCGGGCGCTGCGTCGAGCAGCGCAACTACGATGATCAAGAGGAGGAGGCCATCAGGTGGGAGCCCGTCGCCGTCGGGGCCGACTCCGGGAACGACGTCCTGCTCCGCAACGTCGCCGGCCGCCACCTCCGCAACGGCGCCTGGCGCTACCTCCGCGCCAACGGCAGGTACATCCACACCGGCGCCAGCGTCGACGCCTTCGACAACTTCAGCAGGAAGATGCACTGGGTGGTGGAGCCCATCCCCTTCAGGGCCGCCATGCCTCTCCTTCGACCTCCGACTAGGGTCAGG CTTCCCTTCACCCGAAGAGTCATCACCGTGTTGCCGATGCCGTCGCGGGTGATCGTATACGTGCGGGCGGGCGCCGACGGGAGCCGCATCGCCCGCGGCGCCTTCGTGTTCGAGGGGAAGTCCGTGTTCGACCTGAGGAAAACGCTGATCCGCCGCCTGGAGGCCACCATGGGCGTCTCCGACGTCGCCATGTGCGTCGAAGCCGGTACTTTCGGGCGGCCTACCCCACTCGTCGTCGACCTGCCCCGCAGCCGCCAGAACCTCCACATCCTCGTCTTCCCCGTCCGGACGCCAG CCCACGCGGGGGTGCGGTACCCGGATGTCGATGCAGTGTAG